A region of the Synechococcus sp. PCC 7502 genome:
AGGCGAAGTCAAAGAAGCTGACTATTGCTTCACGTAAAGGTAACGATAACAGCTTACAGTCTGATTTTAAGAAAGCTATTCAGGATGCTTATGATCAAGCTTATTCGTGTGCCAAGCTATTAAACGAAAAAAATTATAAGCTTATTGATAAGAGTGGAAATGAGCTAAATATTAATCGAGCGTATAAGGAAATTTATCCTTTTTGTGTGATTTCTGAGCATTACCCAGCTCTCTCATTTCAAGCAAGACTGTTTTTAAAATTCGAGGAAACTGAAAATATAAAAGCTCCTTTTGTAATGGATGTTTTTTTGCTTGATGTAATGACGGAAATGTTACAGTCACCCTTGTATTTTTTAAGTTATGTAAATAGGCGAACATTTTACGGTGAAAAAATTTTCTCTACTCATGAGTTAACCATTCTTTCTTATCATCTGAAACAGAGTTTGTGGGTAGATGATGAGTATACATGGCTGATGCTTCAGGATGATATATGCGTTGATCTTTATCTTGCTATGCTAACAAGACGAGAGGGCGCTCCAGGTTCAGATACTCCAGAGGGAATTTTAACAAAATACAAAGGGACGATATTTGATCAAATAATAAGGGATTATAGATACGCTTGAACACTCTGCAATAATTAATCTTGGATTTACCTTACTCTCGCTGAACGAAGATACCATTGAGATAATAAATAATGGTATCAATGAGTTAAATAAGCGAGGCAAAAAGGATGGTCAGAGCCATGATCTAACTCTTGCAATAAGCGAGGCGGGATCAGGTTTGACTATTCATTGTAATGATGATCATGAATCCATATCGTTTCCTCGTTTAGAAAGTCACTGTAAACAAAGAAAGTACAGACAAAAAGCAAGCTTATGGTTTGGAATTTGTATTGGGACAAAGATTCCGAGATTAAGATTTGTTGTAAATGAAGAATACGAATGGGTTCAGTCTAAAGAAATGGATGAATTAGTGAAAGATTTGCCCATACCCCAGAAAATTAAAGGAAAAAATAAGATTAATTTTACCCCTGCAACTAGACAATCAAAGAAAGTAGGGCGCAATGAAAAATGTCCATGTGGGAGCGGCAAGAAATACAAGAAGTGCTGTCGGAAACAAGAGTGGAGAATGTGAGTTTGCATAACACGTCACGGCATCGAACGGACGAAAGCCATCGGTTCTGAATTCGAGGCTATGTCTCGCTATTTCGTTTTGTCGTTAGTGTTCCAAGTGCTAATCGCACATTCCAGATTGAAATACTTAACAGCACTATTTTTAGAGTGGAAAGGGAATAAAACCATTAAAAGTCTAATCCCGACGCTTCCAGTTGATAGCTGCGCTCTTGATCATCATCGGTAATTTCGGCTAAATCGGTAAATGTAATTTCTACTTGTTTTTGGAGAGTTTGAATTTGTGCCTGTTCCGCTTGAATTTTGGTTTGATAATAGTAACCAAGGTCTGGATTAGTTTTAAGGTCAATTTTTTCCCAAAGATCACGCCAGTAACGATATTTTTTCTCGGTCATAATTAGTTGAATGCGGGCGATCGCAGCTTTAATTACCACAGTTGGACGCAGTAAAGCCACTTGAGCATTTTGATCCAGCCAGAGCACATGGGACAGTTGACTAGATAGTTCGGGCAATTCAGCACAGGCAATTTGCAAGTAAGTGATTAAGTTTTCCGCAGTTTGACTTAATGGATAATCCATAATGATTTGCCATAGTTGGCGGTGATGGGAAAGGCTAAAACAAATATCAGTTTCCTCTAGCATTTCCGTAATTAGGGAACGGTGTTGGGGAAAATGCAGGTAAATCTGTAAAAGTTGAGTTTCGGCAATTTGTAAGGTTGAAGTTGGGGTATTGGCACGATGTTTATGACTATACCACCGTTGTTGGCGTAATTGGCGGCGCAGGTCTTGTTCGAGGCGAGGAATTAAATAGGAGTTATGTTGTGCCAGTCGTTGGGCGCAGCCATGAATATAATGTGTGCGGAGAGAACCATCGGGAATTTCATTGAGAATTTTGACAAATGCCTGGGTACATTCTTGAAATTGATCGGCTTGGTTTAAGTCTTTACCAATTAACGTTTGCTCAATTTGCCAATCTAAAAATAAAGGAGCAGCATGAACCAATTCTTTTACAGTTGCTGGATCGCTATAGATCGAATCTTCAAGTTTTAAAAATCCGCCTTCGCTGCGATCGATAGTTTGTAATAGTCTTTGATATGCCTGCGGTGACTTGTCTTTGAGAAATTCATCGGCATCCTTACCAGAGGGAATCGTTAAAATGCGTAGTTGTACCGCCCCACCATAGACTAAATCTTTAAAACCGGCGATCGCCCGTTCTGCTGCATTAATTCCTGCCTTATCTCCATCAAAATTAAGGATGATCTTTTTAGAATCTGTATAACGTAACAATTGCCGAATTTGAGTCTGCCCCAAAGCTACACCCATACTTGCCACCACTTGATTAATCCCTGCTTGGTGCAAAGCGATCGCATCAAAATAGCCTTCGACCACAATTGCTTGATCGTTTTTACTGATAGCATCCCGTGCTTTATCCATGGCAAACAGGATCGAGCTTTTGCTGAATAAAGGTGTTTCAGGGGAATTTAAGTATTTGGGTTCCGAGTTATCTAAACATCTACCCCCAAAGGCGATCGCTCGGCTACGGGTATCATGGATCGGAATCATGAGGCGATCGCGAAATCGATCATAGTAACCATCCCCAGTTTTGCGAGGCATAATCAAACCCGCTTGCTCAACTAAAGATACAGGTATGCGTTTTTGCTTAACTAAATAGCTATAGAGGGTATCCCAACCCGCAGGCGCATAACCCAATTGGAAAGTTTGGATGGTTTCGATACTGAGTTGCCGCTTATGGGTCAGATATTCTAGGGCATTTTGTCCTTGGGGTGAAAATAAGGCGTGTTGAAAGAAACTAGCAGCTAAACCCACCACCTCAAATAACTGCTCTTGAATCGATAGTTGTTGTTGTAATTCTTGGGACTTGGCAGGTTCTAAGGTGCGGACAGGAATACTATATTTCTGAGCTAAATCGATAACCACATCATTAAAGCTGCGATCGCCAATTTCCATTAAAAACTTAAAGACATTACCACTGGCACCGCAGGAAAAACAATGGTAGACCTGCTTACTAGGAGTTACGGTTAGGGCAGATTGGTTAGTACCCTTATGAAATGGGCAGGCTCCCCGATAG
Encoded here:
- a CDS encoding SEC-C metal-binding domain-containing protein, whose translation is MDELVKDLPIPQKIKGKNKINFTPATRQSKKVGRNEKCPCGSGKKYKKCCRKQEWRM
- the dnaG gene encoding DNA primase — encoded protein: MSNPKLHQETIDQVSQRVDLVEVVSEHVVLRKSGANYRGACPFHKGTNQSALTVTPSKQVYHCFSCGASGNVFKFLMEIGDRSFNDVVIDLAQKYSIPVRTLEPAKSQELQQQLSIQEQLFEVVGLAASFFQHALFSPQGQNALEYLTHKRQLSIETIQTFQLGYAPAGWDTLYSYLVKQKRIPVSLVEQAGLIMPRKTGDGYYDRFRDRLMIPIHDTRSRAIAFGGRCLDNSEPKYLNSPETPLFSKSSILFAMDKARDAISKNDQAIVVEGYFDAIALHQAGINQVVASMGVALGQTQIRQLLRYTDSKKIILNFDGDKAGINAAERAIAGFKDLVYGGAVQLRILTIPSGKDADEFLKDKSPQAYQRLLQTIDRSEGGFLKLEDSIYSDPATVKELVHAAPLFLDWQIEQTLIGKDLNQADQFQECTQAFVKILNEIPDGSLRTHYIHGCAQRLAQHNSYLIPRLEQDLRRQLRQQRWYSHKHRANTPTSTLQIAETQLLQIYLHFPQHRSLITEMLEETDICFSLSHHRQLWQIIMDYPLSQTAENLITYLQIACAELPELSSQLSHVLWLDQNAQVALLRPTVVIKAAIARIQLIMTEKKYRYWRDLWEKIDLKTNPDLGYYYQTKIQAEQAQIQTLQKQVEITFTDLAEITDDDQERSYQLEASGLDF